A genomic window from Pocillopora verrucosa isolate sample1 chromosome 7, ASM3666991v2, whole genome shotgun sequence includes:
- the LOC131791853 gene encoding uncharacterized protein, with the protein MSLLMQGFDLKLPISWFFLFTQFKSSIAEFRGFEFVLFEMGNKASVRDVVTTAYQADRDEGSDLPPLDLVNYLNAESRKAALETKIKDGDDLATPLIIAARDGKLDVVKFLLCYEANIEGRGTIKIDGQVIENCTALWVAAAKGHFDVVRLLIEQNAEVDGKTSNNSTPLRAAAIDGHLDIVRCLVENGADVNARTNFNSTPLMLTCYKGHLDVASYLVEHGANINLQDNDGRSCLHYASKRGHVLLVCELLALGAKQTQTPDGLTPLLEASNDCKIEMVECFINRPECSKEQKIDALELLGATIANEPDAYDIKRAFSFMKQGMEERYEDPSYPLLKKKMELVEAYQNRTESQTLEELSLLEGDDHAIQMEGLMIRERILGTDNTLLRFPIRYRGADAADCKKYKLCFGLWTRAMEIALNCNVQITEDLERFTDVIAQMVQNGHSLNPQAIENIFEKLIDGKRKLSEKLKPGELEEEQKNEAQETLLFNALYLLVMYTKVQVSSEMKNGNMIDLLQRFLCLEPRTRDGNTLLHLAVWHKTPVPRDTIADWRGVCELPCVETMKLILHAGCDVNSVNAQGNTPLHLAVTFVPEPEQVEILKEMLELLLDLGADTKLVDKNGQTVMDCCATEDTRYILSAKGRLGAINIEARKDEVTGSGVDEGRGERFVPETEKDVNAKETSGIFTESTQQLENVQEQLRNRDGELREMTQQLTNVRRQLQERDRQLSEKDRQLRERDGQLREKTQQLTNTQGQLQERDGQLREKTQQLTNTQGQLKERDEQLREKTQQLTNTQGQLKERDGQLREKTQQLTNTQGQLKEKDKQLRQKTQQLTNVQGQLQEKDGQLREKTQQLTNTQAQHQEKDGQLREKTQQLTNVEGQLQEKDGQLRQIRNHLTDVRRQLQEKNEEFTSLEGLLRAKQRETDELRTSLSAAQRALNERSRRQTPNWLIPRDQIQLTGKCLGKGGWGSVIEGKYCGCAVAVKQIHELILSDHNRRLFEREMSIAARCRHPCLLQFIGATNDEGRPLFVTELMESSLRVLLEQRPLSSLEVSVISLDVARALNYLHLQKPSPIIHRDISSANVLLWRQADQWRGKVSDYGTANVLQHTMTVSPGAMIYSAPEAHTKHQTVKVDVYSFGVLLCEVCIQELPDPDRRDEQVAMVTNGVLRALIRGCLQQDAEKRPSMEEIIDELEQPI; encoded by the exons ATGAGCCTGCTTATGCAAGGTTTTGACCTTAAATTACCAAtatcttggttttttttgttcacaCAGTTCAAGTCGAGCATAGCAGAATTTAGAGGTTTTGAATTTGTGTTATTTGAGATGGGTAACAAAGCATCCGTTCGTGATGTGGTAACTACAGCTTATCAAGCTGATCGCGACGAGGGTTCTGATCTGCCGCCGCTTGATTTGGTAAATTATTTGAACGCCGAATCAAGAAAAGCCGCTctggaaacaaaaatcaaagatggcgacGACCTTGCCACTCCTCTCATCATCGCTGCTCGTGATGGAAAACTGGATGttgtgaaatttcttttatgtTATGAAGCAAACATCGAGGGCCGTGGAACGATTAAGATCGATGGACAAGTTATAGAGAATTGTACAGCTTTGTGGGTCGCTGCTGCTAAAGGTCATTTTGATGTTGTGAGACTCCTGATCGAACAAAACGCGGAAGTCGACGGGAAAACATCGAACAATTCGACCCCGTTGAGAGCTGCTGCCATCGATGGACACCTTGATATTGTACGCTGTTTGGTTGAGAACGGGGCCGATGTAAATGCACGCACTAATTTCAATAGTACTCCTCTGATGCTAACATGTTACAAAGGCCACCTGGATGTTGCTTCCTATCTCGTCGAACACGGCGCAAACATAAATCTACAAGACAACGATGGACGCTCGTGTCTTCATTATGCTTCGAAACGGGGTCATGTTCTGTTAGTTTGTGAGTTGCTCGCTTTAGGAGcgaaacaaacacaaacaccCGACGGTTTAACACCACTTCTTGAAGCCAGTAATGATTGTAAAATTGAAATGGTGGAGTGTTTCATCAACCGACCTGAATGTTCAAAGGAACAGAAAATTGATGCTCTTGAGCTTCTTGGAGCCACCATTGCTAATGAGCCTGATGCTTATGACATCAAAAGAGCGTTTAGTTTCATGAAGCAAGGAATGGAGGAGAGGTATGAGGACCCGTCATATCCTTTgctcaaaaagaaaatggaactaGTGGAGGCTTATCAAAATAGAACAGAGAGTCAAACTCTTGAGGAACTTTCTCTCTTAGAAGGTGATGATCATGCTATCCAGATGGAGGGACTCATGATAAGAGAGAGAATCTTGGGAACTGACAATACACTACTTCGGTTCCCGATACGTTACCGAGGAGCTGACGCAGCTGATTGTAAGAAATACaaactttgttttggtttgtggaCACGAGCGATGGAGATAGCTTTGAATTGTAATGTTCAAATAACAGAGGATCTTGAAAGATTTACAGATGTTATTGCACAAATGGTGCAGAATGGTCACAGTTTGAATCCACAAGCTATCgagaacatttttgaaaaacttatcGATGGAAAAAGGAAACTGTCCGAAAAGTTGAAGCCTGGAGAATTGGaagaagagcaaaaaaatgagGCGCAAGAGACATTGCTTTTTAATGCTCTATATCTCTTGGTGATGTACACCAAAGTTCAAGTCTCCTCGgaaatgaaaaatggcaacatGATTGATCTTCTTCAAAGATTTCTGTGTTTAGAACCTCGCACCCGTGATGGAAATACACTTTTGCACTTGGCTGTATGGCATAAGACTCCTGTTCCTAGAGACACTATAGCTGATTGGCGAGGTGTTTGCGAACTTCCCTGTGTTGAGACCATGAAGCTAATTTTACATGCAGGGTGTGATGTGAATTCCGTTAATGCCCAAGGAAACACTCCTCTTCATTTAGCCGTTACTTTTGTACCAGAACCTGAACAAgtagaaattttgaaagaaatgctgGAGTTGTTGTTAGATCTGGGCGCAGATACAAAGCTTGTTGACAAGAATGGTCAAACAGTTATGGACTGCTGCGCGACTGAAGATACCCGATACATCCTGTCTGCGAAAGGAAGACTGGGTGCCATAAACATCGAGGCCAGAAAG GATGAAGTAACTGGAAGTGGAGTCGATGAAGGAAGAGGGGAAAGATTTGTTCCTGAAACCGAAAAAGACGTAAATGCTAAAGAGACATCAG GAATATTTACAGAGTCGACACAGCAGCTGGAAAACGTTCAAGAGCAACTAAGAAACAGAGATGGAGAACTGAGGGAGATGACACAGCAGTTGACAAATGTCCGTAGGCAACTACAAGAGAGAGATCGACAACTATCAGAAAAAGATCGCCAACTAAGAGAGAGAGATGGACAACTGAGGGAGAAGACACAGCAGTTGACAAACACTCAGGGGCAACTACAAGAGAGAGATGGACAACTGAGGGAGAAGACACAACAATTGACAAATACTCAAGGGCAGCTAAAAGAGAGAGATGAACAACTGAGAGAGAAGACACAGCAGTTGACAAATACTCAAGGGCAACTAAAAGAGAGAGATGGACAACTGAGAGAGAAGACACAACAATTGACAAATACTCAAGGGCAGCTAAAAGAGAAAGATAAACAACTGAGGCAGAAGACACAGCAGTTGACTAATGTCCAAGGGCAACTACAAGAGAAAGATGGACAACTGAGGGAGAAGACACAGCAGTTGACAAATACTCAAGCGCAACACCAAGAGAAAGATGGACAACTGAGAGAGAAGACACAGCAGTTGACAAACGTCGAAGGGCAACTACAAGAGAAAGATGGACAACTGAGGCAGATAAGAAATCATTTGACAGATGTCCGGCGGcaactacaagaaaaaaatgaagaatttactTCCTTGGAAGGACTGCTGAGGGCCAAACAGCGCGAAACAGACGAACTGAGGACGTCTCTTTCAGCAGCTCAAAGGGCGCTTAACGAACGTTCACGTCGTCAGACTCCTAATTGGCTCATTCCACGCGATCAGATTCAGCTGACGGGCAAATGCCTTGGAAAAGGAGGCTGGGGAAGTGTTATCGAAGGCAAATACTGTGGCTGTGCTGTCGCCGTCAAACAGATACACGAGTTGATACTTTCTGATCACAACCGTAGATTGTTTGAGCGAGAGATGAGCATTGCTGCCAGATGCCGCCATCCTTGTTTGCTGCAGTTCATTGGGGCAACAAACGATGAAGGACGTCCTTTGTTTGTGACAGAGCTCATGGAATCTAGTTTACGAGTGCTGTTAGAACAGCGGCCTCTTTCTTCACTTGAAGTGTCTGTCATTTCTCTAGATGTTGCTCGAGCATTAAACTACCTCCACTTACAGAAACCATCCCCCATTATTCACCGCGACATCAGCAGTGCCAATGTGTTGCTGTGGCGGCAAGCTGACCAATGGCGAGGCAAAGTGTCAGATTATGGCACGGCGAATGTTTTGCAGCATACCATGACAGTTAGTCCAGGTGCTATGATATACAGTGCACCTGAAGCGCATACTAAACACCAAACCGTCAAG GTTGATGTGTACAGTTTTGGAGTTCTACTCTGTGAGGTTTGCATCCAGGAACTTCCCGATCCTGACAGGCGCGACGAGCAAGTTGCCATGGTGACAAACGGCGTGCTTCGAGCTCTCATTCGCGGATGCCTGCAACAAGATGCTGAAAAAAGACCAAGTATGGAAGAAATAATTGATGAACTCGAACAACCAATATAG